A single genomic interval of Myxocyprinus asiaticus isolate MX2 ecotype Aquarium Trade chromosome 19, UBuf_Myxa_2, whole genome shotgun sequence harbors:
- the LOC127410395 gene encoding transcription factor Jun-like, with the protein MSTKMETTFYDDSLNSAFAQHDGATFGYNHKALKHNMTLNLTNPAGNLKPHLRAKASDILTSPDVGLLKLASPELERLIIQSSNGLITTTPTPTQFLCPKNVTDEQEGFAEGFVRALAELHHQHMPNVTSAPQTTINNSMAPVSSMAGGPVYSTAVRSDPPVYADLDTFNPAISSAPPAAPSFSAANPAMSYTTAPPQHSLSTQLPVQHPRLQALKEEPQTVPEMPGETPPLSPIDMENQERIKAERKRMRNRIAASKCRKRKLERISRLEDKVKTLKSQNSELASTANMLREQVAQLKQKVMNHVNSGCQLMLTQQLQTF; encoded by the coding sequence ATGTCTACCAAGATGGAAACTACTTTCTACGATGACTCTCTAAACAGCGCTTTCGCTCAGCATGACGGCGCTACTTTTGGATACAACCACAAAGCTCTGAAACACAACATGACGCTGAATCTGACAAACCCAGCTGGCAATCTGAAGCCCCACCTGAGGGCCAAAGCCAGCGACATCCTCACCTCTCCGGACGTGGGACTGCTCAAGCTGGCTTCGCCGGAGCTGGAGAGGCTCATTATCCAGTCCAGTAACGGGCTGATCACCACAACGCCGACTCCGACTCAGTTTTTGTGTCCCAAGAACGTGACAGACGAGCAGGAGGGCTTCGCGGAGGGCTTTGTGAGGGCACTGGCCGAACTGCATCACCAACACATGCCGAACGTCACCTCTGCCCCCCAAACGACCATCAACAACAGCATGGCACCCGTCTCATCCATGGCAGGTGGCCCGGTGTACAGCACAGCCGTGCGCTCCGATCCGCCGGTGTACGCTGACCTGGACACTTTCAACCCCGCCATCAGCAGCGCGCCGCCGGCGGCACCGAGTTTCAGCGCCGCCAACCCCGCCATGAGCTACACAACCGCGCCGCCACAGCACTCCCTGAGCACTCAACTGCCCGTCCAGCACCCGAGACTCCAGGCGCTGAAAGAGGAGCCACAGACCGTGCCTGAGATGCCCGGCGAGACTCCCCCCCTCTCTCCCATTGACATGGAGAATCAGGAGCGGATTAAAGCCGAGAGAAAGCGCATGAGGAACCGGATCGCCGCCTCCAAATGCCGGAAGAGGAAACTTGAGAGGATCTCCCGGCTGGAGGACAAAGTCAAGACCCTGAAGTCGCAGAACTCGGAGCTGGCGTCCACCGCCAACATGCTGCGCGAACAAGTGGCACAGCTCAAGCAGAAAGTTATGAACCACGTCAACAGCGGCTGCCAACTAATGTTGACGCAACAGCTGCAGACCTTCTGA